In Meriones unguiculatus strain TT.TT164.6M chromosome 17, Bangor_MerUng_6.1, whole genome shotgun sequence, a single window of DNA contains:
- the LOC110544338 gene encoding keratin-associated protein 8-1 produces MYYTDVEGSVFPGCYWGSYGYPLGYSVGCGYGSTYSPVGYGLGYGYNGCGAYRRYWPFALY; encoded by the coding sequence ATGTACTACACCGACGTTGAAGGCTCTGTCTTCCCAGGGTGCTACTGGGGCAGCTATGGCTACCCTCTGGGCTACAGTGTTGGCTGTGGCTATGGTAGCACCTACTCTCCAGTTGGCTACGGCCTTGGCTATGGCTACAATGGCTGTGGggcttacagaagatactggcCATTTGCTCTCTACTGA
- the LOC110543491 gene encoding keratin-associated protein 7-1 has protein sequence MTRFFCCGNYFPGYPCYGTNFHGTYRATPLNCVVPLGSPLNHGCGTIYSSRNFCYGGVSNFNNPGCCYGSSFYRPWGSGSGFGYSTY, from the coding sequence ATGACTCGCTTTTTCTGCTGTGGAAACTACTTCCCAGGGTATCCTTGCTATGGAACCAACTTCCATGGGACCTACAGAGCTACCCCCCTGAATTGTGTTGTGCCTTTGGGTTCTCCCCTGAACCACGGCTGTGGAACCATCTACAGCTCCCGCAACTTCTGTTATGGTGGTGTTAGTAACTTCAACAATCCTGGCTGTTGCTATGGCAGCAGCTTTTACAGGCCATggggctctggctctggcttcgGCTACAGCACCTACTGA